A window from Drosophila nasuta strain 15112-1781.00 chromosome 3, ASM2355853v1, whole genome shotgun sequence encodes these proteins:
- the LOC132789660 gene encoding ras-related protein Rab-32 isoform X2: MATSVIRCSVVSSSAGRRNLCDSLAEHGQLASVEKSKSVTHLGAVNSDSSIENSCACLCCQCKVNDTVNCKANDTWPVEHKHQPLNAGSLGTLSAKESPLLARRQQQQQEKVEQLIVESSPHYSLRSATPSYAERKPQIDLSAVEALQQTADMPAIRTMDINRNNGYLYNGTIMAPSSEKREHLYKILVIGELGTGKTSFIKRYVHQFFSQNYRATIGVDFALKVLHWDANTIVRLQLWDIAGQERFGNMTRVYYKEAVGAFIVFDVTRSGTFDCVSKWKEDLDSKVQLPDGSPIPCILLANKCDQEKQGIVTQPERMDEYVRENGFAGWFETSAKENINIDEAARALVNKILINDKLIAADANDEEKFNLSTAGEAGAEAKNKCSC, from the exons ATGGCAACCAGCGTTATACGCTGCAGCGTTGTCTCATCCTCAGCTGGACGCCGCAACCTTTGCGATTCTTTGGCAGAGCACGGCCAACTAGCGTCTGTGGAGAAGTCCAAGTCGGTCACTCACCTTGGTGCGGTAAATAGTGACAGTAGCATTGAGAACAGCTGTGCTTGCCTGTGTTGTCAGTGCAAAGTCAACGATACCGTTAACTGTAAAGCTAACGACACGTGGCCAGTGGAACACAAGCATCAACCGTTGAACGCCGGTTCCTTGGGCACCCTCAGCGCCAAAGAGTCGCCGCTCCTAGCACGacgtcaacagcaacagcaggagaAAGTAGAACAGCTGATAGTCGAATCCTCACCGCACTACTCGCTGCGTAGTGCAACTCCTTCATACGCAGAGCGGAAGCCACAAATCGATCTCAGCGCCGTCGAGGCGCTCCAGCAAACAGCGGATATGCCTGCGATACGCACCATGGATATCAATCGCAACAATGGCTATCTCTATAATGGG ACCATCATGGCGCCCAGCAGCGAGAAGCGCGAACATCTCTACAAGATTCTAGTCATCGGTGAGCTGGGCACGGGCAAAACATCGTTCATCAAGCGCTATGTGCATCAGTTCTTTAGCCAGAACTATCGTGCCACCATTGGCGTTGATTTTGCCCTCAAGGTGCTGCACTGGGATGCCAATACGATAGTGCGACTGCAGCTCTGGGATATCGCTGGCCAAGAGCGCTTCGGCAACATGACCCGTGTCTACTACAAGGAGGCGGTCGGTGCCTTCATTGTCTTCGATGTGACGCGCAGCGGCACTTTTGATTGTGTCAGCAAGTGGAAGGAGGATCTGGACTCCAAGGTGCAGCTGCCCGACGGCAGTCCCATACCCTGCATATTGCTGGCCAATAAA TGCGATCAGGAGAAACAGGGCATTGTGACGCAGCCGGAGCGAATGGATGAATATGTGCGGGAGAATGGCTTTGCCGGCTGGTTTGAGACCTCCGCCAAAGAGAACATCAACATCGACGAAGCCGCACGTGCCTTGGTGAATAAA ATACTCATCAATGACAAACTGATAGCTGCCGATGCAAATGATGAGGAGAAATTCAATCTGAGCACTGCCGGCGAAGCGGGCGCAGAGGCGAAGAACAAATGCTCCTGCTGA
- the LOC132789660 gene encoding serine-rich adhesin for platelets isoform X1 gives MPNAEPKKGKSKASKAKEATSEAEATAAVKGKAGADAAAKAVRSEAGAEEATATEAGASTADELEATQSKVKTRSRFSAAFRSLSKSKTPKKEQEQQPVASGAEDVTSIGDISTDGGIKAGQKKKSLTRRLLLGSLKKSKVRPHSIATSDDISVRSSSRERLGGGVSGSLSGAGGGGNTLPSPSSSTLQITISGKKVETVKGKPKSKSKSQSQSRGAVSETTTDYLTPTTAAATATTIAVATGGDKATSTTTTTTATATQSTTGNSRTTKLIVAKVSKEPVAKKKLKAAQTAAQQQQQQLQQQHTLPLLEEKIVITESKRDTPPRERAPAKPSRANIQSSASSGAVRKQSRHELMQQQQQQQQRGHRLFRPLTSFDGPTTASPAQPVTSPATPPSPEPLPPTYPPPPPPQPPSSTIVVVSLSDVEESSRSTDNVSLAESAGQHIARSPSPHSPHSTAPQVRFAVGSAVRGPAADAYEAALAAAASQQPSSNEETSDSSLRRLSFAQQQFALSDHDSIEGRRETLRYQSVASDYNEDDSRSDDEEAAAEEQEEKKVGKPMPAFGDLTMAQEMEPTIMAPSSEKREHLYKILVIGELGTGKTSFIKRYVHQFFSQNYRATIGVDFALKVLHWDANTIVRLQLWDIAGQERFGNMTRVYYKEAVGAFIVFDVTRSGTFDCVSKWKEDLDSKVQLPDGSPIPCILLANKCDQEKQGIVTQPERMDEYVRENGFAGWFETSAKENINIDEAARALVNKILINDKLIAADANDEEKFNLSTAGEAGAEAKNKCSC, from the exons ATGCCAAACGCGGAAccaaaaaaaggcaaaagcaaagcgagtAAAGCGAAAGAGGCAACATCAGAAGcggaagcaacagcagcagttaaAGGCAAAGCAGGAGCTGATGCAGCAGCCAAGGCAGTGAGATCGGAAGCTGGAGCAGAGGAAGCAACTGCCACAGAAGCTGGTGCATCGACAGCGGATGAACTGGAGGCAACGCAGTCAAAGGTCAAGACACGTTCCCGCTTCTCGGCCGCCTTTCGCAGTCTGTCCAAGTCAAAGACGCCCAAGaaggagcaggagcaacaaCCGGTTGCTAGCGGAGCAGAGGACGTGACCAGCATTGGGGACATAAGCACCGACGGCGGCATCAAGGCGGGTCAGAAAAAGAAGAGTTTGACACGGCGTTTGCTGCTCGGCAGTCTGAAGAAAAGCAAAGTGCGTCCACACAGCATAGCGACCAGCGATGACATTAGTgtgagaagcagcagcagagagagaTTAGGAGGAGGTGTGAGTGGAAGTTTAAGTGGAGCAGGAGGGGGAGGCAACACATTGCCAtcgcccagcagcagcacgcTGCAGATAACCATAAGTGGCAAGAAAGTGGAGACGGTCAAAGGCAAACcgaagagcaaaagcaaaagccagAGCCAAAGCAGAGGCGCAGTCAGCGAGACGACAACGGATTACCTGACaccaacgacagcagcagcaacagcgacaacaattgctgttgcaactggAGGCGACAAagcaacaagcacaacaacgacaacgactgcgactgcgacacaATCCACAACTGGCAACAGTCGCACCACAAAGCTAATTGTGGCCAAGGTGTCCAAAGAGCCAGTTGCCAAGAAGAAGCTCAAAGCAGCGCAGACCgcagcacaacagcaacagcaacaactacaacaacaacacacactgCCTCTCTTGGAGGAGAAAATCGTTATCACCGAGAGCAAGCGAGATACGCCGCCGCGTGAGCGAGCACCGGCGAAGCCAAGTCGTGCCAACATTCAGTCGTCAGCGAGCAGCGGAGCAGTGCGCAAGCAGAGTCGCCACGAATtgatgcaacagcagcagcagcagcagcaacgcggACATCGACTCTTTAGACCCCTAACTTCTTTCGACGGCCCAACAACGGCCAGCCCAGCGCAGCCAGTGACGTCGCCAGCGACGCCTCCAAGCCCAGAGCCACTGCCACCCACATATCCACCTCCGCCACCGCCACAGCCACCCAGCTCCACAATCGTTGTGGTCAGTCTCAGCGACGTCGAGGAGTCCAGCCGCAGCACAGACAACGTTTCCCTAGCCGAGAGTGCGGGTCAACACATCGCGCGCTCGCCTTCGCCTCACAGtccacacagcacagcacctCAGGTGCGCTTTGCCGTTGGCAGCGCTGTGCGCGGTCCCGCAGCGGACGCCTACGAAGCGGCGCTCGCAGCTGCCGCCTCACAGCAGCCCAGCTCGAACGAGGAGACGAGCGATTCCAGTTTGCGTCGCCTGAGCTTTGCCCAGCAGCAGTTTGCATTGAGTGATCACGACAGCATCGAGGGAAGGCGTGAAACGTTGCGATATCAATCGGTTGCGAGTGATTACAACGAGGACGATTCACGCTCAGACGACGAGGAGGCGGCAGcggaggagcaggaggagaAGAAGGTGGGCAAACCTATGCCGGCCTTTGGTGATTTGACCATGGCACAGGAAATGGAACCG ACCATCATGGCGCCCAGCAGCGAGAAGCGCGAACATCTCTACAAGATTCTAGTCATCGGTGAGCTGGGCACGGGCAAAACATCGTTCATCAAGCGCTATGTGCATCAGTTCTTTAGCCAGAACTATCGTGCCACCATTGGCGTTGATTTTGCCCTCAAGGTGCTGCACTGGGATGCCAATACGATAGTGCGACTGCAGCTCTGGGATATCGCTGGCCAAGAGCGCTTCGGCAACATGACCCGTGTCTACTACAAGGAGGCGGTCGGTGCCTTCATTGTCTTCGATGTGACGCGCAGCGGCACTTTTGATTGTGTCAGCAAGTGGAAGGAGGATCTGGACTCCAAGGTGCAGCTGCCCGACGGCAGTCCCATACCCTGCATATTGCTGGCCAATAAA TGCGATCAGGAGAAACAGGGCATTGTGACGCAGCCGGAGCGAATGGATGAATATGTGCGGGAGAATGGCTTTGCCGGCTGGTTTGAGACCTCCGCCAAAGAGAACATCAACATCGACGAAGCCGCACGTGCCTTGGTGAATAAA ATACTCATCAATGACAAACTGATAGCTGCCGATGCAAATGATGAGGAGAAATTCAATCTGAGCACTGCCGGCGAAGCGGGCGCAGAGGCGAAGAACAAATGCTCCTGCTGA